Sequence from the Thermocaproicibacter melissae genome:
ATTTGAAATTTCCACATGATATAGGAATCTATTAACACTATACCACTAAATATGGATAATAACAAGGCACGAAAGGTTGACACATTCCAACGAACGTAGACATCAGTAATGAGTACTTAAATAATGAGTACTTAAGCCATGTAGAAACTATAGTCGAATACAAAGGGCACATCACACAAACTGCTGGGTTTCCACATCGTAAACGCCGCTGTCGGTGATGCGAAGGGCGGGAATCACCGGCAGGGACAAGAACGAAAGGTTCTGGAACACGTCGATATTTTCCGGCACGCCCATGCTGTGCGCGAGCGACGCCATTTCTTTCAGTTCCTTCGGAAGGTTGACCTCTCTGTCGTCTGTAAACAGTCCGGCAATTTCAAGGCGCACCGTTTTGAGCACCTTTCCGCCGCGGACAAGTGTATACCCTCCCCCGCAGGATTTCAGCTCATTGACGGCAGCAAGCATATCTTCATCGTTATCGCCTACGACAATCAGATTGTGGGCATCGTGCCCGACCGTGGACGCTGCCGCTCCGTTTTTCAATCCGAAGCCCTTCACAGCGCCGACCCCGACTCGGCCCGAACCATCGTGTCGCTGCACAACCGCGATTTTCAAAATATCATCGGCAGGAGCGAAGAGACCGTTTTTCTCCGGAAGCGGAAGCATCAGTTTTTCGGTTATAAGTTGGCCGGGTACAATTCCGATGACGGGAAAATTGTCGGAGGCTTTCAGCGAAAAGCAATCATTCGGTAAATCCGGCAGGTTGACGCTGTGCATCAGCCTATTGCCGGCAGGGGTGCGGCTCAAATCCCAAGAAAGTTCCGGCAATGGAATTCCATTCTTGTATACCTCACAGATGGTAAACGTTTCAAGGTCACTCAGCACGACGAAATCCGCAAGATAGCCGGGTGCAATCGCGCCGCGGTCGCGCAGGCCATAGGCACGCGCGGCGTTGAGGGTCGCCATTTTGACGGCGGTTACCGGTTTTACCCCAAGTTCGGCAGCCATGCGGATATTGCGGTCAATGTGGCCGTTTTCCGCTGCGTCGTCAAGGTGCATATCATCTGTGCAGAAAACAAAACGGTCAAACGGGATTCCGGCACGCAGGGCACCGCTAAGGACGCTTTTCAGGTTCTTCGCCGCCGAGCCTTCGCGAACCTGCACAAGAAATCCCGCACGGAGCCTTTCGAGCGCTTCTTCCCAAGAGGAGCACTCATGGTCCGTCTGAACGCCCGCTGCGCGGTATGCCTGAAGCATCTTTCCGGAAATTCCCGGGGCATGACCGTCAATTGTCTTTTCCTGCATGAATTCGATTTTTTCGAGCAAATCCTCATCGCCCGCTACAACCGCGGTGCAGTTCATCACTTCGCCAAGGCCAGAAACACATTCTTCAGAACGCAGTTCCTTTATGTCCTGTGGGTCGAATACCGCTCCGTTGTGGTCGTTTTCGCCAAGCGGAACGCAGGACGGCAAGGCAAAGAAAACATCCAAAGGGGTTTTTGCGCTGTCGCGCATCAGCCAGCGGACGCCTTCCATGCCGCAGACGTTCGCAATCTCATGCGGGTCGGCAATGACCGCCGTTGTCCCTCTGCGGAGCAGGACGGGAGCAAGGATGGAGGGCGACGTCATGGTAGATTCCAGATGAACGTGCGCGTCGATGAAACCCGGTACAACGGTTTTCCCGCTGCAGTCTATCTCTCGTGAAGCGGAGTAGTTTCCGATGCCGGCAATTCTTCCGTCAAGCACGGCAATGTCGCCGGTAAAAAGCGTTTCCGTAAACACATCTGCAATCTGTGCATTCTTCAGCACAAAATCCGGTTCCGTTTCTCCGGCTGCGCAGCTAATCAGTCTCTTTTTCTCCCGTATGTTCATCAGAAATCTACCTCCGCTGTTATATACTGTAATATTTATAACTATATTTACAAAAAAGCCTGCCGGAGTATGAAACTTCGGTCAGGCCAAAACAAATTTTTCAATTGAAAGTGCTACGCCGTCTTCGTCGTTCGTGGCAGTAACGTAGTCGGCTGCCGCCAGAACCTCTGAAGTTGCGTTCTTCATTGCAACACCAAGACCCGCAAACTGCAGCATTTCAAGATCGTTTCCGCTGTCGCCCAAAGCCATGACTTCCCGCTGTGTGATTCCGAATAAATCGCACAGATGGCTGAGGGCTTTTGCTTTGCTGCAGCCTGCCCGATTGACCTCAAGATTGCCGAACATGGAAGAACAAGTTGTAAACATTCCTGTTTCCTCCAATTCACGGCTTAGGCTGGAAAACAGCTCCTGCGGAAGGAGCGGAACATTCACCTTTTCCAGCCGAAAACCATGCTCCGAAATACATCGGGGCAAGTCATCGACAAAAATCTGAGTGCGCATCAGGAAATCCATAAAACTTTCCGGAGGATTCATCGCACGAAGGCGCGGCAAAGCCAAACGATCGCTGTACGATTTTCCGCCGCAGTAAGCCTCTACAAAGCAGCCGGCGTCATAGAGGCGATGTATCAGAAATTCGGTCTCCTCGGCTGTCATCAGATCGGAATAGATTGCTTTATTTTGTTGTAAATCGAAAACAGAAGCACCGTTTGAAGTCAGAACAAACCGAACACCCGGAATTTTCAGCGCTTGCTCCGGAAAAGTGGCAAGCACGCGGCCGCTTGCAGGCAGCACGATGCATCCTCGGGACACCGCTCGGCTCATGGCAGCAATTGTCCGCTCCGATACGGTTTTGTCCTCACGAAGCACGGTTCCGTCAAGGTCAAAGGCTATCAATTTAATACTCATGGAATCGGCACCGCTGCCTTTTCTATTTTTTCTGCGAATGCCTTGATTTTCCGCTCTGAAATCGTTACAAAATCCGTCTTTCCATCGGGGGTCGGAATACCAGCCGACTTTGCGTAAGCCTTTAAGAGGATTTTGTCGATAAGGCGGTCCATAAAATTCAAACGGCTAAAATAAAATGCGCCGCCGAATGATTCGCACAAAAGCGCGTTTTCCGCAAGTTTTTGAGGAAAATTATGGCGGAGGTATCGGTCAATCTCCTGCTTATCCTCCATAAGGCAGGAAAAGAAAACAGCAAACGGTTTTTGCGCCAGCTGTTCACAATTGAGGCTGCAAAATCCCTTAATCTGCTTTGCAGCGGAACCCCCGTAAACAGGCGAACCGACAATGACGCAATCGTATTTTGAAAAATCTCCGCTGAAATGCCTAGCACGAAAAACATCAGCCTGCCCATGCAGCGCGTCAGCCAGTTTTTCAGCGCAAACTTTGGTTGCACCATGTGTTGTCTCATAAAGAATCAGGACTTTCACGAGCAACCTCTCCTAAAAAAATATGTAGAATTTAACATCTATAATACAACACTTTCTGCGAATCATAAGTAGCGGCAGAGAAAAGCCGGTCATTCTTCCACTTGTGCCGGCAGTTTTCTGTTAGGGCAGGCAGAAAGCCTGCCCGGTCTTTTTATGGAAGGATTGTTACATCATCGGTACGGCGTGGCTTCGGTTCCGGCGCTTCTTCCGCAGGATAACCAACGCTGACGCAGCCGTAAGGAATATAATTTTCCGGCAATTTCAATTCTTTGCGGATTACTTCATCTTGCAAGCCGGGCAGCACAGAACAGATATAGCAGGTGCCAAGCCCCAGTGCTTTTGCCGCAAGCATTAGGTTTTCAATCGCGCAGGCCACATTTTCTCTGCCGTAGCGAGAATTCTCCGGTGCAGAGACAACGACGACACTCGGAGCATGGTAAAAAGGCGTATGGCCTTTCAGAAATGTTGCACCGTTCTTGACGGCGACTTCAACGATGTGGTCCAAGATTTTCGCGTCGTTTACAATCGTAAAATGTCTGTCCTGCAGTCCCATAGCAGTGGGTGCAAACTTTGCCGCCTGAATCAAGCTCTCCATTGTGCTCTGCGGAATGGCTTCCGGCCGAAAAGATCGAATTGAGCGCCTCGTCAGCAAAGTCTGAATCGTTTCGTTCATCATGAATACCTCCCCTGCAACTTCTTGAATATTTTCAATCATTTTAAACCATACGGTGCGCTTAGTCAAGCACAGGTCGCTTTTCATTTTACAATTCGCTGTTATCGTGCTATACTTATGCAAGTTATGTTTTTAACAAATTCATAATATTCGAGGCATCACGAAATGAAAAAAGGGTATCTCTACATAGCTCTCGCAACGTTTTTCTTCAGCTCCATGGAAGTTGCACTGAAGCTTTCCGCAGGAAATTTCAATGCCATTCAACTCACTTTTCTTCGCTTTCTGATTGGAGGATGCGTTCTTCTCCCTCTTGCCGCACGAGAACTCAAAAAGAAAAATCAGCACATTGGGCGCTCTGAAATTGCATTTTTCTTTTTAACGGGTTTCATTTGTGTTGTGGTAAGCATGATTTTATACCAGATGAGCGTCATTTATGCGCCCGCCTCCGTTGTGGCAGTTCTGTTCAGCTGCAACTCGGTTTTCGTGGTCACGTTTGCTTACCTGTTCCTTCGGGAGCCAATCCACAGGCACACCGTTATCTCCATCCTCGTGAGCTTCCTTGGAATGGCTATCATCATTAACCCGACGCATTTCACCGGCAGTGCGATTGGCGTCATCTGCGTTCTCGGCGCAGCGATTACGTTTGCGCTCTATAACGTCGTCGGCCGAACGAGAAGCGACCGATGCGGCGGAATCACGCTGACCTGCGGAAGCTTTCTCTGCGGATGCGTGGAAATGCTCGTGCTGATTGCGGCAAGCCATATTCCCGCTGTCGCCCTCAAGATGAAAGAGGCCGGTCTTGCCGTGTTCTCGGAAATTCCAGTATTCTCGGCAATCAGCCTTCCCGCGTTTGTGGGGCTTCTTTACGTTGGAATCTGTGTAACGGGTCTGGGCTACACGTTCTACTTTCTTGCAATGGAAGCAACTTCCGCCGCGACAACTTCGCTTGTGTTTTACATCAAACCCATATTGGCACCAATTTTTGCGCTTATCCTGCTGCATGAAGCAATCTCCGGCAGGATGCTGATTGGGATTGCGTTCATCCTTGCTGGTTCACTGATTGCCTTCATCCCCGGAATTCGCCTTGCAAAAGGAAACGACTTAAAAGAAGACCTGCGTGAAATCCGGACCGAATTTGAAGCGGAAACCGAGGAAACGGTGATCAAGCCGTAAATTCGCTGCAAAAATAACTGCGGCCCGCAAATGCTGAAAAAGTGTTTGCGGGCCGTTTTTTAGCGTCTTGACCGACTAGGAAGCGTGTTGTGTATCAATCCGGTCAGATTGCAGATAATAAGGTATCCCCGTTAATCGGTAATCGGCGCGCAAACGACAAATCGGCGCGCGCAGACTGTGGAACTGGAACAGGAGATGAAGAATCACGATTACAAAATCACTTTGGGAATCGACAGCGTCTCTGCCGTCGTTCCCGGAATTAGATAAAAACGAGGACACCGACGTACTGATTATCGGCGGAGGACTGGTCGGTATTCTATGTGCCTATTTTCTCGACCAAGCAGGGATTGACTATCTTTTATGTGAAGCTGCCACCATTGCGAGCGGCACCACCGGCAAAACAACCGCGGTCCTCTCGGCGCAGCACGACACCTTATATTCGGACCTAATCAGCCGCTGGGGGCACGAAAAAGCGCAGCAGTATCTGGATGCAAATTTGGATGCGCTGAAAGAATACCGCTCGCTGGCAGAGAAAATTGACTGCGATTATGAGGAAAGGCCCTCCTATATGTATACGGTCGACAAGCCCCGCCTGATGGAGCACGAGGTTGAGGCCCTGCAATCTCTCGGCTTCTCCGCTTCTGTTGTAAAAGAACTGCCGCTCCCGATTAAAATTGCGGCCGCTGTGAAATTTCCCGGGCAAGCGCAGTTTCATCCGCTGAAATTCATCGGGGGCATCTGCAACAACCTAAACATTCGGGAACACTCCCGCATTGTCCGAATGAAAGGAACCGACGCCTTTACGGAGAAATACCGCATTTCGGCAAAGCGCATCATTGTTGCGTCGCATTTTCCGATTTTGAACACGCACGGTTTTTACTACGCGAAGCTGTACCAAAAACGTTCCTATATCATCGCGCTAGAAAACGCTCCACAGTACGACGGCACGTTTGTCGATAACGGTACAAGCGGAATGTACTTCCGCAACTACGGAAACTTGCTGCTGGTCGGCGGCGGCGAGCACCGCACCGGTAAAAAGGGCGGTAATTTTGAAGCACTTCGGACCTTCATTCGTGCCAATTATCCGGGCGCAAAAGAAAAATATGCCTGGGCAACACAGGACTGCATGAGCCTTGACGGCGTGCCGTATATCGGAAAATACAGCGAGCTGCTGCCGGATGTATACGTTGCCACCGGCTTTAATGAATGGGGCATGACTTCTTCCATGGTCGCCGCAAAGATTCTGTGCGACATGATTATGAAGCGGGAAAACAAGTACGCCGACGTTTTTAATCCATCGAGAAGTGTGCTTACGCCCCAGCTTTTTGCCAACCTTGGGGAATCGATTCTCAATCTGCTCAAGCCGGTTCCGAAGCGCTGCCCTCACCTAGGCTGTGCGCTGAGCTGGAACGAGGTAGAGCAGACTTGGGACTGCCCCTGCCACGGCTCACGATTTACCAAAGACGGAAAGCTCATTAACGACCCTGCAACCGGTGACCTCCGTGAAAAATAAGTTTGAAGGACTGTATTTCAAGCATCAAAAAGGCGGAAAAACGGTCGCTTTTATTCCCGGTGTTTCCGAAAGCGGTGCATTCATCCAGGTAATTACCGATACCTTTTCAAAAAACTATACCTTTTCGTCGGGTGTGATGCAGCCGGAAGTCAGCATCGGGAAATGCACATTTTCTCTGCACGGTGCCCATATTGACCTTCCGGACATCAAAGGGGATTTATCGTATTCGGGAATAACGCCAGTCCGCTCGGACATTATGGGGCCGTTTCGATTTTTTCCGATGGAATGTCGACATACAGTTCTGAGCATGCGTCACCGAATTCACGGCAGCGTTACCATTCAAGGGCAAGAATATGACTTTGAAAATGGCATCGGCTACGTGGAAGGCGACAGCGGGCGGTCTTTTCCGAAAAGATATCTCTGGTTGCAGGCAAATGATTTTGAAGGCGGAAGCTTTATGCTTTCCGTCGCTGAAATTCCGTTTTTGGGGTTTCGCTTTGAAGGGTGCATCTGCGTTGTCATCATCGGGCAGAAAGAATATCGCCTTGCAACCTACTGCGGCGCAAAAGTGGTTTTTCTGAAGGACATGGTCGTTGTGAATCAGCAAAATCTGCGGCTGATGGTGAAAATCCTAACGCGCGGCGACAGTTTCTCGCTTGCTACACCTCACAACGGAAAAATGCAAGGACTCATCAAGGAGCATAACCATACCTCCGTAGAAATCACGCTTACGAAGGAGGATTCCGTTCTTTGCCATTGGCGCAGCGACAACGCGGGTCTAGAGGTCTGCGGATATTCTTTTCTCTCAGACAGCAAACGATAAAATTTCTTGTTTCTTTTTGGGGGTGAGAATTATGAAAATTCAATGGAAGCCACTGATTATCAGTATTGTGATTCCTCTTGCAGTCGGCGGACTGTCCACACTGATTACGCAAGGCAGCATGAAGGATTTTGAAAGAGTAAAACAACCGCCTTTTGCTCCTCCGGGATGGCTATTCCCGATTGTGTGGAGTATTCTGTTTGTGCTCACATGGGCATTGCATCTTATCTCATCTATACCTCTCAGGCTTCCAGCGAGCGAATTCAAAAAGCACTGATTGCCTACGGAATACAGCTCGCCGTCAATTTCTTCTGGTCAATTATTTTCTTCAACATGCAGGCGTTCCTTTTTGCATTTCTCTGGTTACTGCTTCTTTGGGTGCTCATTATCGTAACCATGGCGTTATTTTACAGAATCCGAAGAAGCGCCATGTATTTGTTAATTCCTTATTTTCTCTGGGTCACATTTGCCGTATATTTGAATTTTGGTGTATTCCAGCTAAACTAACGCTTTCCACATATAAAAGGGCCTCCAAAGGGACGGTGCTTTTCGTTTGGAACCGTTTACTTGGAAAGGATTTTCTTAAGATCTTCGTCCGGCGTGGAAATCGGGGATATCCCGAAATTCTCCACAAGATAATTCAGTACGTTTGGGGAAACGAACGCCGGCAAGGTCGGCCCGAGATAGATATTCTTTATTCCGAGCGACAGGAGCGTCAGCAAAATGCAGACCGCTTTCTGCTCGTACCAGGAAAGCACCAGCGTCAGCGGCAGTTCGTTTACGCCGCATTGGAAGGCGTCCGCAAGGGCAAGCGCAACGCGGATGGCGCTGTATGCATCGTTGCACTGCCCCATATCCATCAGGCGCGGCAGCCCGCCGATTTCGCCAAGGTCCAAATCATTGAAGCGGTATTTCCCGCAGGCAAGGGTAAGGATTACGCTGTCCTTCGGCGCTTTGCGCACAAATTCCGTGTAGTAATTGCGGCCGGGCTTCGCGCCGTCGCAACCGCCGACAAGGAAGAAATGCTTGATCGCCCCGCTCTTCACCGCTTCCACAACCTTGTCGGCTACGGAAAGCACCGTCCCGTGGCCAAAGCCGGTGGTTACCTGTGTCCCGCCGTTGATGCCCGTCATCGGATGGTCGCTTTCATAGCCGCCCAGCTCCAGCGCCTTGTTGATAACCGGAGTGAAATCCTTCTTGTCATCAATATGTACGATTCCCGGATACTGCACCACTTCGGTGGTAAAGACGCGGTCGCGGTAGCTGTCTTTTACCGGCATCAGGCAGTTGGTGGTAAAGAGCACCGCGCCCGGAATATCCGCAAACTCCTTCTGCTGATTCTGCCATGCGGTTCCAAAATTCCCCTTTAAGTGCGGATAGGCTTTCAGCTTCGGATAGGCGTGCGCCGGAAGCATTTCGCCGTGGGTGTAAATATGGATTCCCTTGCCCTTGGTCTGTTCCAAAAGCAGGTACAAATCGTGCAGGTCGTGGCCGCTGACCACAATGAACGGCCCTTTCTCGATGGTAAGCGGTACGGTGGTGGGCACCGGTGTGCCGTAGGTTTCCGTGTTCGCCCTGTCCAGCAGCTCCATGCATTTGAGGTTCACGGTTCCGGTTTCCATCACAATGGGCAGAAGCTCGTCCATGCCCCAGTCTTCGCCAATCGCAAACAGGCCCTTGTAAAAGAAGCGGTTCACTTCCTTATCGGTATAGCCCAGCATCAATGCGTGGTAGGCATAGGCAGCCATTCCGCGCAGGCCGAACAGAATGAGGGATTTCAGGGAACGGATATCTTCGTTCTCCTCCCACAATTGCTTCATGTTGTAATCGTCGGTGCGGGAACAGGGCGAAGAGCAGCATCCGCAACCGGGAGCCAGCGCGTTTTTCTCCCTGTGGACGGCCTGAATCTGCCGGCGTACGGTTTCGCTGTCAAAGTTTACGTTGGTTATGGTGGTGAACAGCCCCTCCAGCATCGCGCGGTCGGCGGAAGCGCCGGGTTCCTTTCCGGACGCCGCACGCGCAAGGCCGATCAGCGCCCCGGTCAGTTCATCCTGCAAATTGGCGGTGTCCGCCTGCTTGCCGCAGACGCCGGCTTTTCCGGTACAGCCGGTGCACCCGGCCGTTTGTTCGCACTGGAAGCAAAACATATTCGACATTCTTTATTCCTCCTGATTATGTAATGGATTTTCTAGCATTCCGCCCGCCCCTCGCATGGTGAAATGGGAGGGGCGGAAAATCGGATTTATTTATTCGGAAATACTACAATTAAAAACATTTTAAAGCGCTCCGCCGCGTAAACGGCATGCGGCGTCTTGCTGGGCATAATAATCGTTTCCCCCGCGTGAACCGTAAACTTTTCGCCGCCCACGGTAATTTCGCCTTCGCCGTCCAGCGCAACCACCATCGCGTCCCCTTCGGACTCGTGGGTGCTGATTTCCTCTCCCTTGTCGAACGCAAACAGGGTCAGGCTGAGCGCACCGTTCTGCGCCAGCGTCTTGCTGACGATCTGCCCCGGCTGATAGCCCACCTGTTCCGCCAACGGGAGCACCTGTGCGAAATCAATGTTCTTAATATACTTGTCTGCCATTTTTCTTCCTCCTTATGCTTCTTCTAAAATTTCTCCATCGGTGGATATGGTGACAACCTGCCAAGGAATCAGCTTGCCGCAGTTCATCAGCGCGCTCTTTACCGCGTTGACGATACCGCCGCAGCAGGGAACTTCCATCCGCACCACCGTAATGCTCTTGATTTCATTGTTCTTTAAAATTTCCGTAAGCTTTTCGGCGTAGTTTCCCTCGTCCAGCTTCGGGCAGCCGATTAAGGCAATCCGGTTTCTGATAAAACGGTTATGGAAATCGCCGTAAGCGTATGCTGTGCAATCTGCCGCAATCAGCAGGTTCGCGTTCTCGTAAAACGGCGCTTTCACCGGGAGCAGCTTCATCTGTATCGGCCATTGCATCAACTGGCTTTTTGCCTGCGACGGAGCGCTTGCCGCCGCGGGCGCCGCCTCGCGCGAAATGGCTTTTGCACGGGAGCCGGGGCATCCGCCCGAATGGCAGGGGCTATTCTGCTTCACGGCCTCCTGGTGCCTTTTCACGGATTCCTCGTCATACGCCGCCGCTTCCCTTTCAATAAAGGAGATTGCCCCGGTCGGGCAGACCGGCAGGCAGTTCCCTAATCCGTCACAGTAATCGTCGCGGATCAGCTTCGCTTTCCCGTTGACCATCGCAATGGCGGATTCTTTACAGGCATTGGCGCAAAGGCCGCAGCCGTTGCATTTATCTTCATCAATATGGATAATCTTACGTATCATAAAAACACCTCTGTTTCAATTTTTGGATTTCCTTTACTTTCTGGCCCTAGTGTACTATACTTTAAAAAAGATTTCTGTTGCAGGCGCAACAAAAAAAAGAAAAGAAGTGATTTTTATGAACGAAATAACTATTTTAAAAAGGAATAAATTGTTTGCGAATATAAAGGAAGCGGACATCCCCGCTATGCTGAAATGCCTTGGGACACGGCGCCAAAGCTTTCAAAAAGGCGAATATATCTGTATGGCGGGCCGGACGGAACCTGCCGTAGGCATTCTGCTTTCCAGCGAAGCACAGATCACAAAGGAAAACCGGCTGGGGGACGCAATGATCGTCGGCACAATCCGGACCGGCGACCTGTTCGGGGAGGTTTACGCCTGCATGGGGAAAAGCGTGCTGCCGGTTTCCGTTGTCGCGCTTGGGAAATGCGACGTGCTGCTCCTGCATGTGGAACGGATTATCCACACGTGCCAAAGCGCCTGCCCGTTTCACCAGCAGCTCATCACAAACCTGCTGCGGATTATGGCGGAGAAAACCGCCATGCTGAGCCGGAAAATGGAATTTATCGCTTACAAAACCATCCGGAGCCGCCTGGAAGCCTATTTTTACGACCGGATGGAGCAATGCGGTTCCAACGAATTTATTATCCCGCTGAACCGGAACGAACTCGCCGACTATCTCTGCGTGGACCGGAGCGCCATGTGCCGCGAGCTTTCGCATATGAAAGCCGACGGGCTTCTGGATTATAAAGGAAACCATTTTTACTGGCTGAAAAAAGACGGTTAAATGAAAAGGATTCCGCCGCTTTGAAAGCAAGCGGAGAATCCGTTGTGGAATATTCCGGAAGAGCCCCTTCTCTGCTAAGCTTTCCGTTTCCGGGGGAATCGGCACTTTACATTTCCGCCATGCGCAGTATTTCGTCCGGGTTCCCGATTCCCTGCATGAAATCGCCCCGCATCAGCTTCATGACGGTCTTTTCATCCTGAATTTCCTTCGCGGTGCGGATGCCCGCGCGGCGGATAAACGGAATGGACGGGCACCAGCCCTGAACGGCATGCTGCAAAAGGCAATACCCCACCGCGCCGGTAAACAGGAAACAGGGGCATTTGCTCTTCATATAGCCGGCCAGCGACGCGGTTGTTACCAGCATTCCGGCGTTCGCTTCCAGAACCCTTTCCGTGTCCCATTCCTCGTCCAGCTCCCGAATCCGGTCGGTCAGCTCCTCTTCGCTGCTGTTTTGAAGGAGATGAATCCGGCAGACGGTGCATGCCCGTATTCTTTTATTTATCTTTTCGCAGGTATGCTGCGGTACTCTCTCCGTTGTGGAAGAAACCCATTTTTTCATAAATACAATCCTTTCTTAACCCAATTTGATTTTAAATGTATTGTCTCCCGAAAAGGGCGGGTTATAACGGAAAAAGAGCTGCGAAAATCACAAAAGCTCCTCCGCTGTCTGTTTTTCCGAATCGAAAATGGGTCTTTCTTCTCCGGCGCGGACAGAAAACCTGTATAAAAAATGCGGCTTCTCCTTGAAGCCGCATTCCGAAAAAAAGCGGGCAAACGGAGACCCTTTTTGTTAAAGTCCAAGGCTGCACTGCGCCTGTTTGAGCAGGGCAATGCGTTCTTTATAATCCGGCAGAATTCGGCGCACCTGCTCATAAAAGCGGGGCCCGTGATTTTTCACGCGGATATGTGCCAGTTCGTGCACGACGATGTATTCCGCCGCTTCTTTTGGCAGCAGAGCGAATCGGTAGGAAAAGCAAATGCTGTTTTTCCCGCTGCATGACCCCCAGCGCGTTACGGCTGACGTGATTTTCAGACCGGTCGGTTTTACGCCC
This genomic interval carries:
- the hcp gene encoding hydroxylamine reductase, with translation MSNMFCFQCEQTAGCTGCTGKAGVCGKQADTANLQDELTGALIGLARAASGKEPGASADRAMLEGLFTTITNVNFDSETVRRQIQAVHREKNALAPGCGCCSSPCSRTDDYNMKQLWEENEDIRSLKSLILFGLRGMAAYAYHALMLGYTDKEVNRFFYKGLFAIGEDWGMDELLPIVMETGTVNLKCMELLDRANTETYGTPVPTTVPLTIEKGPFIVVSGHDLHDLYLLLEQTKGKGIHIYTHGEMLPAHAYPKLKAYPHLKGNFGTAWQNQQKEFADIPGAVLFTTNCLMPVKDSYRDRVFTTEVVQYPGIVHIDDKKDFTPVINKALELGGYESDHPMTGINGGTQVTTGFGHGTVLSVADKVVEAVKSGAIKHFFLVGGCDGAKPGRNYYTEFVRKAPKDSVILTLACGKYRFNDLDLGEIGGLPRLMDMGQCNDAYSAIRVALALADAFQCGVNELPLTLVLSWYEQKAVCILLTLLSLGIKNIYLGPTLPAFVSPNVLNYLVENFGISPISTPDEDLKKILSK
- a CDS encoding cupin domain-containing protein, which translates into the protein MADKYIKNIDFAQVLPLAEQVGYQPGQIVSKTLAQNGALSLTLFAFDKGEEISTHESEGDAMVVALDGEGEITVGGEKFTVHAGETIIMPSKTPHAVYAAERFKMFLIVVFPNK
- a CDS encoding ATP-binding protein gives rise to the protein MIRKIIHIDEDKCNGCGLCANACKESAIAMVNGKAKLIRDDYCDGLGNCLPVCPTGAISFIEREAAAYDEESVKRHQEAVKQNSPCHSGGCPGSRAKAISREAAPAAASAPSQAKSQLMQWPIQMKLLPVKAPFYENANLLIAADCTAYAYGDFHNRFIRNRIALIGCPKLDEGNYAEKLTEILKNNEIKSITVVRMEVPCCGGIVNAVKSALMNCGKLIPWQVVTISTDGEILEEA
- a CDS encoding Crp/Fnr family transcriptional regulator — its product is MNEITILKRNKLFANIKEADIPAMLKCLGTRRQSFQKGEYICMAGRTEPAVGILLSSEAQITKENRLGDAMIVGTIRTGDLFGEVYACMGKSVLPVSVVALGKCDVLLLHVERIIHTCQSACPFHQQLITNLLRIMAEKTAMLSRKMEFIAYKTIRSRLEAYFYDRMEQCGSNEFIIPLNRNELADYLCVDRSAMCRELSHMKADGLLDYKGNHFYWLKKDG
- a CDS encoding YgaP family membrane protein encodes the protein MKKWVSSTTERVPQHTCEKINKRIRACTVCRIHLLQNSSEEELTDRIRELDEEWDTERVLEANAGMLVTTASLAGYMKSKCPCFLFTGAVGYCLLQHAVQGWCPSIPFIRRAGIRTAKEIQDEKTVMKLMRGDFMQGIGNPDEILRMAEM